A single region of the Sphingomonas crocodyli genome encodes:
- the lgt gene encoding prolipoprotein diacylglyceryl transferase, with amino-acid sequence MILQILADASSAIRFTDLGLDPIALSIGPVAIRWYSLGYIAGIMIGWWYLTKLIAQPNAPMARRHADDFVFYATLGILLGGRVGYVLFYQPELLQNPIEVLKLWQGGMSFHGGAFGTFLAIIYLAKKNGLSILRFGDYVACCGPFGLFFVRIANFINGELWGRPTDVPWAVIFPDAPDQLPRHPSQLYEAGLEGIVLFCVLSFLFWRTDARLKPGLLGGVFLLGYGLIRFGLEFVREPDVQLGTLSWGLTMGQTLTIPMLVGGAYLILTSGKRKVVSVVD; translated from the coding sequence TTGATCCTGCAAATCCTGGCCGACGCGAGTTCGGCGATCCGTTTCACCGATCTCGGGCTCGATCCGATCGCGCTGTCGATCGGGCCGGTGGCGATACGGTGGTATTCGCTCGGCTATATCGCCGGGATCATGATCGGCTGGTGGTATCTCACCAAGCTGATCGCGCAGCCCAATGCGCCGATGGCGCGGCGGCATGCCGATGATTTCGTCTTCTATGCGACGTTGGGCATCCTGCTGGGCGGGCGCGTGGGATATGTGCTGTTCTATCAGCCCGAGCTGCTGCAGAACCCGATCGAGGTGCTGAAACTCTGGCAGGGCGGTATGTCGTTTCACGGCGGGGCGTTCGGCACCTTCCTTGCGATCATCTACCTCGCGAAGAAGAACGGGCTGAGCATCCTGCGCTTCGGTGATTATGTCGCGTGCTGCGGGCCGTTCGGGCTGTTCTTCGTCCGCATCGCCAATTTCATCAATGGTGAGCTGTGGGGCCGGCCGACCGACGTGCCGTGGGCGGTGATCTTCCCCGACGCGCCCGATCAACTGCCGCGCCACCCGAGCCAGCTATACGAAGCGGGGCTGGAGGGGATCGTCCTGTTCTGCGTCCTGTCCTTCCTGTTCTGGCGCACCGACGCGCGGCTGAAGCCGGGCCTGCTGGGCGGCGTCTTCCTGCTCGGCTACGGCCTGATCCGTTTCGGGCTGGAGTTCGTGCGCGAGCCGGACGTGCAGCTGGGCACGCTCAGCTGGGGGCTGACGATGGGGCAGACGCTGACCATCCCGATGCTGGTCGGCGGCGCATACCTGATCCTCACATCGGGCAAGCGCAAAGTCGTTTCGGTCGTCGATTAA